ACACACTTTTGCAGCAGACCTCTCATACACTCGCACACAAACTAAATTCCACTAGCAGGACTAGTGTGGGACAGGCAGTGCAGAAGTGTTTGGGTAGTCCGACTGAACCCCTCCCTTGCCCTGGGAGAGGGAACCAGCGGGCGGACCCTTACCCTGGGTCTTAAAACATGAGGGGAGGCAGACGGGGGGGTCTTCGCACCTCCCTTGAGCCGACCATTTTAGTTAATGGTGTTGCTGGTGGAGTCCAGAAGAGAAGCCAGTTGGTGTGGTCCTGGTAAGACTCCAGAGTGCTCTTCTCTGGTATGAGTCGTCCCTCCGGGTTTGAATCGGGTCCAAGTTGGAGAGTCACTGGATGGCCATGTTGGAAAGGGTGAAAGTGACTTGTCTGTACTGATCAGAAAGTGCATAAGCTAGCGGTGTAAGTATTTAGGTTTGGAAAGGGATGGTGTAAAGGTGGGTTTAGGGGTTAATCTAGTCAGAAATCATCCGTTCTAGCATGGCCAGATGGTGATGACCCTCATGGTTTGTGTGAGCGTTACTGGGGCGCCATATAGTTTTGTGAACTGTTATGATTCATCCCTGTAGACTGAAGACCACCCCCAGGCCCAAGTTCTCTGTGTGCATCCTGGGAGACCAGCAGCATTGTGACGAGGCCAAGGCTGCAGAGCTGCCCCACATGGACATCGAGGCCCTCAAGAAGCTCAACAAGAACAAGAAAATGGTCAAGAAGCTGGGTGGGTGGCGCTTTGAGTCACTTCCAGATAGTTTTCGTCTTATGAGCCGTCTAGGTCTTGCACTTGTTTTTCTACATTTAAATCTGTCTTCGATTGTCCCTGTCCTGAGGCACTGGGTCCAAGTCTCGCGTTCTGGTCTTGGTAGTTCTGTTGACGCCATCTCTTCGTCTGCCCCAACAGCAAAGAAGTACGATGCCTTCCTGGCCTCTGAGTCTCTGATCAAGCAGATCCCTCGTATCCTGGGGCCTGGGCTCAACAAGGCTGGCAAGTTTCCCTCCCTGCTCACCCACAATGAGAACCTCAACGTCAAGGTTGATGAGGTCAAGTCCACCATCAAGTTCCAGATGAAGAAGGTATTGCTCAGTTTGGTGCCAGATATAGTGTATGTAGTTGTATTTTCATGATTCGTGCATCCAGACTCTGAAGTCGTTGTGTTGTATGTGTAGACAACTTTGGGAACTCTGTTTTAAGGTAGCGGCCTTGTTCATTAGGCACTTTGTTACATGTCTGTTAATCCAAAGCTGCTCGGATTTCTGAAACACAACATTTTGTCAacacatatattttttaatgcaGCAACCTGTCCCGTCTCATTGTGACAATGTCCTCTATTCCAGGTGCTGTGTCTGGCAGTGGCTGTGGGTCACGTGAAGATGTCCGAGGAGGAGCTGGTGTACAACATCCACCTGGCTGTTAACTTCCTGGTGTCCCTGCTGAAGAAGAACTGGCAGAATGTCCGGGCCCTCTACGTCAAGAGCACCATGGGAAAGCCCCAGCGCCTCTACTAGAGGACAAACTCTTTTACTACCAATAAAAGGACAAATCGCATCTTCTCTCGGTGGTTATTCTTATGTTGTGCCAGATGTATTTGTGTAGGTTATCCCCTCTGCAAGGGATCGAAAGACATATGATCCTAAACTTAAGTCACTAACCTGTTTATGGAAGTAACGCACAATGCCTGAAGATTTTATCCATTGATGTTTAAATGTCAGAATGCTGTGAACTGTTTCTAAACTGGGCAAATGGGCTACAGATGAGATTTAGTGTTAACGCatattatattttagtcatttagcagacgctcttatccagagcgacttagttataTTGTCTGCCCCAGTTCTACTGGACCTTGTGATAATACCAGAACATGATGGGAGTGGCCAGTGTATGGCACAAAGCTGATGAAGGGGTTTAGTGGGGTTAGTGTTGATCTCTAGATGGGATGCAGCTAATGTCAAAAGTTGTATGTTTGGGTCAAGTCAGAATTTACTGTAATGCTCATAACCTCTTAATTCTAACTCCATGTGAAAAGTCAATTCTGACATTTGCTCTATCCCAACTAGTCAGAATCTGGTTAAGTTGCATTGGGCTAGCAGTGTACACCACTTGGGTGCTGGGTAAAATGGACAAATCTAATGCAGGATGGTATTTGTTATTGCTAAAAGTGACATTTCATTTGAGTTTGAAGTGGGCATGGCTGACattttcaatttgtctgttagTAGCCGTTCAGTTTCGGAGTGGTTTAGTGGGGTCTTAAAATGTCAATGTTAAGCAAGGGTCAAATGACCCCTAGTACAGTGTAGTCAGAGCAAAACAACGTGTACAATTACAGAATGTATATTATGTAAGCACAGTCCCTTGTTGACCACCCTGGTGATCCTGCCATGTGCCCTGGCTGTCACCTCTCCACCATAGAGCACAGGAGGCCGACATGACACTTAATCAGATTAcatctgcctcttcctctctgctctgAGTAATACAGCAGGAGGCAGAGTCACAGGGTAAGAACTGTCAAGGCTTTTGTCGTCCTGTCTGGCATTCCATAGAGATCTAAATGTATGTATGGTTATAACCCCACCATTACCTCTGAATCTGTTGGTGGAAATTGCCATATAGTTtatacctatccaatcctttcagcTCTATAGAAGTGGCTATAGGCATTCAAGTTGATTCGTAGTTGGGCGTGTGAAGGGCAGAATGAGTCGGTACCGACCACCAAAGAGTGACTCCAGCTTCACTGGAGCTCTGACATCACAACCAGGGGTAAGCAAAGGAGGGCTCTTTGTAAGTCTGTAGCTCTAGATTCATTGTCAGACGGGTGTATCTCTCACTGTATGTCATTTTGACAGTAACCCTCCAAAAAGTCATTCATAAACCTTTTAAATTGCCATATGTAGTAGAATGCTGTTTCATGGGCTTTAGGAATGTGACTGAAAAAGTAAAAAAAGAACAAATAACCTGAAAGTATCAGTGAAGGCCGTGGTCAAGGCTACGACTGCGCCAGGAAATGAATGGTGTTTACTCAGGCGTTCAAAAGCGCATATCACACCAAGAGCTTACTGCATCTTATGTAGTTCTTTATTagttttagtttagaaaacgATCTTTCCGCAGAAGCAACAGTTACAGGGATGGTAAAAACATCTTGATTGCCATAGTAACATCAGGGAAACTGCAGAAGGGAGTTGTGCttcaaatacagcagttctgTAACATTTAATTGAGCCTCTCATTCTTCTTAATTGCCGACCTTACGGAAAGAGATTAACTGAAGGCTATAGGAAGCTCTGGGACAGGTTGTCTGGATACTGGACATCCAATAAATTGTGAGATGCAAACAGATTGTGTTTCGGAGACAACAGTTATTGAGGGCTTGCCTTGAGCAAAAAAAAAGCTGTTTGCGATTTCGTTAATACTGGTGAACCGGGGTTTGAATTGTGTGTTGCAATATCAACAGTCCCTCGTCTCTGGTATAGCCTACATACACATGCTACATTTAAAAACTTTTATAGCGCTTTTCAAAGGATCTCGAAGCGCATAAAaagtaaaacaacaaacaaaaaatgtaaatgatggaGATTGAAAGTCTCAGTCGGTTTGGGATGAAGTTGAGGCAGTTTGGGCTGGAAAGGCAATGTAGGTTCAGTGGAGGGGGTATCGATGGGACCGCCAAGGAGAAACAACGACAGTCTGATAAAGCAGGCCCGGAGCTTTTCAACAGCCCACCACACCTGCTTCTCTAAATGGTCAGTCACTCCATTGGAGCCGCTTATCTGGTACTGGTCCTCCATTGCTAggaatgtatactgaacaaaaatataaacgcaacaatttcaaagattttactgagttacacttcatagagggaagtcagtcaattgaaataaatgaattaggccctaatctatggatttcacatgactgggcaggggcgcagccatggggggggcctgggagggcaggtgaagaagccagatgtggaggtcctgggctggcgtggttacacgtggtctgcggttttgaggctggttggatgtactgccaaattctctaaaacgagacgttggaggcagcttatggtagagaaatgaacattcagttctctggcaacagctctgtcagcatgccaattgcacactccctcaacgtgagacaagatgcacctgtttaatgatcatgctttttaatcagcttcttgatatgccacacctgtccaggtggatggattatcttggcaaaggagaaatgctcactaacagggatgtaagcaaatttgtgcacaaaatttgagagaaataagctttttgtgcatatggaacatttctggaatattttatttccactcatgaaaaatgggacaaacactttacatgttgttcaGTATAGCACCCAGCACCCACTGTGATGCCACGGCTGCTGAAAAGCGACCACATTTTGGCAGTGGTTACGAGCGTTCCATGAACAGTCCCTGAACTTCCTCTGCTACCTCTGGACACAGCATGCAGTCTTTGGTGTAATACTTCCAAACAGATTAAACAAAAAGCTGCATTATTGGAATCCAAACAGCCAGCTAGCTATCTATCAAGCCAAAATATAATTTTCATCATGATCCTGCAACTCTGAGAGTCAAGACCACAGAATATAGTGATTAAACCCTAGAtaataccagtggaggctgctgaggggaggacggctcataatattggctggaacggagcgaatagaatggcatcaaacgCGTGGCAACCATGTGTTtgctgtatttgataccattccactcattacgctctagccattaccacaagcctgttctccccaattaaagtgccaccaacctcctctgGATAGTACACTGCATAATAaaacaatccctagtaagctaGTGTTTTGAGGGTGGACTGACAGCATTATTTGGCATTAACAGACTGGTTTTACGCACAACTTTCTATCCAAACTGGGATAGAGCGCGAGGAAGGCTCgtgtcatgcaggttcaggtagcctatacaggtagtcacctggaatgcatttaaattaacaggtgtgccttgttaaaagttaatttgtggaatttctttccttcttaatgcgtttgagccaatcagttgtattgtgacaaggttggggcgggatacagaagatagccctatttggtaaaagaccaagtccatattatggcaagaacagctcaaataagcaaagagaaacgacagtccatcattactttaagacatgaaggtcagtcaatacggaaaagttcaagaactttgaaagtttcttcaagtgcagtcgcaaaaaccatcaagcactatgataaaactggctctcatgaggacagccacaggaaaggaagacccagagttacctctgctgcagaggataagttcattagagttaccagcctcagaaatcggcaattaactgcacctcagattgcagcccaaataaatgcttcacagtgttcaagtaacagacacatctcaacatcaactgttcagaggagactgcgtgaatcaggccttcatggtcaaattgctgcaaataaaccactactaaaggacaccaataagaagaagagacttgcttgggccaagaaacacaagcaatggacattagaccggtggaaatctgtcctttggtctgatgagtccaaagttttggttccaaccgccatgtctttgtgagacgcatagtagttgaacggatgatctctgcatgtgtggttcccaccgtgaagcatggaggaggaggtgtgatggtgtggggctgctttgctggtggcactgtcagtgatttatttagaattcaaggcacacttaaccagcatggctaccacagcattctgcagcgatactatcatttgtttttcaagaggacaatgacccaaaatacacctccaggctgtgtaagggctatttgaccaagaaggagagtgatggagtgctgcatcagatgacctggcctccacaatcacccgatcccaacccaattgagatggtttgggatgagttggaccgcagagtgaaagaaaagcagccaacaagtgttcagcatatttgggaactccttcaagactgttaaaaaagcattccaggtgactacctcatgaagctggttgagagaatgccaagagtgtgcaaagctgtcatcaaggcaaagggtggctactttgaagaatctaaaatcaaaaatattttttaacagttttttggttactacatgattccaaattatttcatagttctgatgtcttcactattattctacaatgtagaaaatagtaaaaaaaataaagaaaatcccttgaatgagtaggtgtgtccaaacttttgactggtactgtatattttgaaGTTATTTTTATTaagtaaacacacacagtgatttattagacgtgcagtgatgatttaaaaataaCATTACAAAGACTGCATTGGAGCTTTAACCAGTCTgttgagaacttgttctcatctACAATAACAGCCTGGCCAAGAGCTTGTTGACTGATTTGTGTGTTGTCCCTCTCCCAGCCCCCTGCTAAGGAGGCCACTCCCTGTGAGTATGCTGGCATACTGGGGGACAGCTCGGAGTCTGACCAAGGTAAGGAATCCGATTGGCTGCCTGAGCTGCATTGTTACCAGCAGCAGGACATGGCAATACTTCAATTTCCTCTCTCTGTTGTTGTATGCTAGCAAAGCTGTGAAcaccctgtcctctcttctcctcagaGCCCAGTCCAGAGGACCAGCTGGCTGTCTCCTGGGAGAACCTTCCTATACTGGAAAGACTGGGCCTCAGCACGTCAGTTGATACTCAGACACACTTTTAACGCTTTTTCGATATTTACAACCTCACCATTATATTCCCCCTTTCTTTCCCTTTCCTCAATACCATCTCTCTCCTGCCCTTAGTGGTACAGAGATGACtgaagaggaggtagaggtgaGAATTCTTTGTGATTAGTGCACTTAGACAtacacactccacacatcacacacacactgttctgtcCCCTATAGAGTGCGTTTACCCAGCTGGCTCTGGCGTTCCGTTGTGACCAGTACACCCTGGCCCAGAGACTGCAGGCTGAGGAACACGACAGAACTGTGGCCCAGGAGAACCTCAACCTGGAACTGGAGCGTGCCAGAGACACTCTGCAGGTAGGTATGTATGCATAGCagcgggaagtagtttgggggtgctGCGCCAACTcacaacttacagtagtgagtgcatacattttcatactttttcgtaTTGGTCCCCCGtgtgaatcaaacccacaaccctagcgttgcaagcaccatgctctaccactcagccacattatcacatcatcacaaaccacttgatgtctcaatgtactcaattactgtattgtgcattgtttttcttcatggtgatggaaggTCTACAGGTAtaaacctagatgaccagcctatgtacaatacagtaatgtacatttacattaagtggtttgtaaggatggttgttttccatgttatttgatcaagaaaaatatttaatttgatgtggatgttttgggTCTTTtcccataactttgcaccttttgatgtaaatgtttgaggacaaggttttgttctttctggattccattagaatgagGATTGCAGAGAAAGGGACACGGCAACAACACTTACATTTCCAACTATTGAAccctgcaagatactgttcttaattatacaactagCTGAGATGCTGAAAAAATGGTTTGCCTGCGCTACAGACGTCTATATCGGTCTGCTAATATAGGACAAAAAATCAATtgtattaatatatatttttaattccgATTTTTCAGggtgtgctgcagcaccctcagcacccctacttcctgcggctgTGTATTTGTGCACGTGTTTGACCTGGCTGCTTGACTCTTGTACAGTAGTTGATGGTCTGATAAATTTCTGTTTAAACCTTATCTCTCTCGTTCTCCTCTaatcctctcttcccctcctctcttctctcctccctccctcactcctctccttcccccctctctcactccctctctcccagtctctgagAGGTAGGTGTGTAGACGCTGAGCGGTCAGAGATGTTGAGTTGTATCGAGGCCAGTCTGGACACAGTGCTGGACGGCGTGAGTGACATTATCGCTGCTGCTGAGATGCTGGGGTCCGTGCACCAGGTGAGGAAGTGATGTCATCACGACAGCGACACTGTCTGACGCCCTAGGCTTGCTCTTTTGGGGTATAAGTCCAGGTTTTGATTAATGCTCAATGAAAAATTACTTTGTATAAAAGTGTTATACAAATagtttaattgattgattgattggtttattggttggttggttgattcaTCGATGTCTCTGCTGGGTCAGGAAGCGCGTGTGTGTTGTTCTGTGGAAATGATGGAGGTTCATGTGGAACACCTGAAGCGTCGACATGCCGTGGAGAGCGCCGAGCTGCTGGAGACCAGGAAGCAGCTCTACCGCAGGATTCACAGCGACTCAGGCAAGTGCTGCCCCTCTGTGGCACGGAGGAACTATGACACAGACAACAGATAATTGATTTGTTGGGGGGTTACTTTGTTGTGGACATGTGAAAGTACATTTAAGCACACTGCACTATTTTCTGAATCAATCTATTATTTGAAGTATTGATTCTTATATGATTATCATAATAGGGAACAGTTTAATCAAACTGTACAGTGTAACAAGATAGTTCACATATGGAAAGGCTGTGTTCTGACTGTTGGCTTTCAGAGGAAGGAGACGTCAGGAATCGGTTTGTCAGACGAGACTCCCTACAGGTAACAGACAC
This window of the Coregonus clupeaformis isolate EN_2021a chromosome 10, ASM2061545v1, whole genome shotgun sequence genome carries:
- the LOC121575449 gene encoding 60S ribosomal protein L10a, whose product is MSKVSRDMLYEVVKEVQAGSLAKPRKFTESVELQISLKNYDPQKDKRFSGTVRLKTTPRPKFSVCILGDQQHCDEAKAAELPHMDIEALKKLNKNKKMVKKLAKKYDAFLASESLIKQIPRILGPGLNKAGKFPSLLTHNENLNVKVDEVKSTIKFQMKKVLCLAVAVGHVKMSEEELVYNIHLAVNFLVSLLKKNWQNVRALYVKSTMGKPQRLY
- the LOC121575452 gene encoding inositol 1,4,5-triphosphate receptor associated 2-like — encoded protein: MTEEEVESAFTQLALAFRCDQYTLAQRLQAEEHDRTVAQENLNLELERARDTLQSLRGRCVDAERSEMLSCIEASLDTVLDGVSDIIAAAEMLGSVHQEARVCCSVEMMEVHVEHLKRRHAVESAELLETRKQLYRRIHSDSGKCCPSVARRNYDTDNR